A single region of the Candidatus Polarisedimenticolia bacterium genome encodes:
- a CDS encoding gamma carbonic anhydrase family protein gives MAQRFLPTRLSIHPSAFVAEPSVLCGEVSLGADSSVWFMAVLRGDTAPIRVGERTNLQDGCILHTDMDLPVEIGNDVTVGHGAIVHGARVAGEALIAMRATVLSGAVVGRHCLIGAGALVPEGMVVPDGSLVLGVPGKIVRALKAAEVERILENARVYLEYARAYRDGVVKPPPARRGHDA, from the coding sequence GTGGCGCAGAGATTCCTTCCGACCCGGCTGTCGATTCATCCCAGCGCCTTCGTGGCGGAGCCCTCGGTCCTGTGCGGCGAGGTGAGCCTCGGCGCCGATTCGAGCGTCTGGTTCATGGCGGTCCTGCGCGGCGACACGGCGCCGATTCGCGTCGGCGAGCGGACCAACCTTCAGGACGGCTGTATCCTTCACACCGACATGGATCTCCCGGTGGAGATTGGCAACGACGTGACCGTGGGACACGGCGCCATCGTTCACGGGGCCCGGGTCGCCGGCGAGGCGCTCATCGCCATGCGGGCCACGGTCCTCAGCGGCGCCGTGGTGGGCCGGCACTGCCTGATTGGCGCGGGCGCGCTGGTGCCCGAAGGCATGGTGGTTCCGGATGGCTCGCTGGTGCTCGGCGTGCCGGGGAAGATCGTGCGTGCCCTGAAGGCGGCCGAGGTGGAGAGGATTCTCGAAAATGCCCGCGTCTATCTCGAATATGCGCGGGCCTACCGCGACGGCGTCGTGAAACCGCCGCCCGCACGGAGAGGCCATGACGCCTGA